In one Ancylothrix sp. D3o genomic region, the following are encoded:
- a CDS encoding CU044_2847 family protein produces MANLVPIEDDKGNQIYIEVIPTGNQSGIKQTSKDTGVADKLTADDFKRMIRQAVMPTCQTFVDVWQELNQPLTADGAEVEFNLGFTASGNAVLMQASGQASFKVKVSWKFSPSENLNLLPVSRPISNISNILSRSEGVDFRADLESASTSHTSPESKDEDLKADLKSLESEIQTFKEASRTGSNDFNRDEEIEKIRKKAKNIKLSYVNALSLTIQNCDSSRNCDKNKPPKDGGCCLSSNKFIQDLHSLEYLENAIEEL; encoded by the coding sequence ATGGCTAATCTTGTACCAATAGAGGACGACAAAGGGAATCAAATCTATATTGAGGTAATACCAACTGGAAATCAGAGCGGTATTAAACAAACTTCAAAGGATACGGGAGTTGCGGACAAGCTGACAGCGGACGATTTTAAACGGATGATTCGGCAGGCGGTGATGCCCACTTGCCAAACTTTTGTTGATGTTTGGCAAGAATTGAATCAACCTCTAACTGCGGACGGTGCAGAAGTTGAATTTAATCTAGGATTCACAGCCAGCGGAAATGCTGTGCTTATGCAAGCTTCAGGGCAGGCAAGTTTTAAAGTTAAAGTTAGTTGGAAATTTTCTCCATCTGAAAATTTAAATCTCTTGCCAGTCTCAAGGCCAATATCTAATATATCTAATATTTTGTCAAGGTCTGAGGGTGTAGATTTTAGGGCTGATTTAGAATCAGCGTCAACATCTCATACCTCACCAGAGTCAAAGGATGAAGATTTAAAGGCTGATTTAAAATCCTTAGAATCAGAAATTCAAACCTTTAAGGAAGCCAGCAGAACAGGTTCTAACGATTTCAACCGCGATGAAGAAATTGAAAAAATTAGGAAAAAAGCGAAGAACATAAAATTAAGCTACGTTAACGCATTATCTTTAACAATACAGAACTGCGATTCGTCACGAAATTGCGATAAAAATAAACCTCCTAAAGACGGAGGGTGTTGTCTAAGCTCCAACAAATTTATTCAAGACTTGCACAGTCTTGAATATCTTGAAAATGCAATAGAAGAATTGTAA
- a CDS encoding tetratricopeptide repeat-containing serine protease family protein produces MGKRRESFEAVQKSTVRIKDKNGKTWGTGFFVSRDGHLLTCAHVVRDAGGWKNVRVMDQPVISVYEGDPDRDDFSLLQVEDAVVVAAELGKDFDPGDEFLSFGFSNDEFYGAPIRGEITAFARCGALGDQKLIRLETFSDAQRIEGGQSGAPIFVFQKGKYKAIGLIVASEDLNGGLAIPMSIVITKSGLQKNLSANIYKYVSKPINIFILITLMILPVGIFSNLISLDYFSGNCSSTRVEKIIAEIDKNRKEGNSENALIKANKGIEECKDEGLILAKSRVLIEKSDYDQAIDILEKIMLNSNSLHKVEATYRLGIAYSNQKDYEKALQEFDKIKDDTEYKTRTYYNIGVCYYYLQRWLEAIPKFQYVAKQAEKSAINKLLQETDFFSYYQDSIRALLDIYATLAYENQGTPQGTNYLSNFISYYSEYLQKVIKPNERKLELDRLNNYVVGKAVPSSQIYVYSYKREEFKSLLCKLYKQNMYEVPKNLQNVCS; encoded by the coding sequence ATGGGAAAGCGAAGAGAAAGTTTTGAGGCAGTCCAAAAATCAACTGTAAGAATTAAAGACAAAAATGGAAAAACTTGGGGGACTGGCTTTTTTGTTAGTCGAGACGGGCATCTGCTGACGTGCGCCCATGTGGTACGAGATGCTGGTGGTTGGAAAAATGTGCGAGTGATGGATCAACCTGTAATTTCTGTTTATGAAGGAGATCCTGATAGAGATGATTTCTCACTTTTACAGGTTGAAGATGCTGTAGTTGTTGCGGCTGAATTAGGAAAAGATTTTGACCCTGGTGATGAGTTTCTAAGCTTTGGTTTCTCTAATGATGAATTCTATGGGGCCCCTATCCGAGGAGAGATTACTGCCTTTGCTCGCTGTGGTGCACTAGGCGACCAAAAGCTAATCCGGTTAGAGACATTCTCAGATGCTCAACGCATTGAAGGCGGTCAAAGTGGCGCGCCTATATTTGTTTTTCAAAAGGGGAAGTATAAAGCCATTGGATTAATTGTAGCTTCTGAGGATTTGAATGGGGGATTAGCTATTCCGATGTCTATTGTGATTACCAAAAGTGGCTTGCAGAAAAATTTGTCAGCAAATATTTACAAATATGTGTCCAAACCAATAAATATTTTTATTTTAATAACTTTAATGATACTTCCGGTTGGAATTTTTTCAAATTTAATAAGCTTGGATTATTTTTCAGGAAATTGCTCTTCCACTCGAGTTGAAAAAATAATAGCTGAAATTGATAAAAATAGAAAAGAAGGAAATAGTGAAAATGCCTTAATTAAAGCAAATAAAGGTATTGAAGAATGTAAAGATGAAGGTTTAATCCTTGCTAAAAGTAGAGTTTTAATAGAAAAAAGTGATTACGATCAAGCGATTGATATTTTAGAAAAGATAATGTTAAATTCTAATTCTCTACATAAAGTAGAAGCAACGTATCGTTTGGGAATTGCCTACTCTAACCAGAAGGACTACGAAAAGGCTCTTCAAGAATTTGATAAAATCAAAGATGATACTGAGTATAAAACGAGAACTTATTACAATATAGGAGTATGCTACTATTATTTACAAAGATGGCTTGAAGCTATACCTAAATTTCAATATGTTGCTAAACAAGCAGAAAAATCTGCAATAAATAAGTTGTTACAAGAAACAGACTTTTTTTCTTACTACCAAGATTCCATAAGAGCCTTATTAGATATATACGCAACTTTGGCTTATGAAAATCAAGGCACTCCACAAGGAACAAATTATCTCAGTAATTTTATAAGCTATTATAGTGAATATCTCCAAAAAGTTATTAAGCCTAATGAAAGAAAATTGGAGCTAGATCGTCTAAATAATTATGTAGTAGGTAAAGCAGTACCTTCTAGCCAAATCTATGTTTATAGTTATAAAAGAGAAGAATTTAAAAGTTTACTATGTAAACTTTATAAGCAAAATATGTACGAAGTTCCAAAAAATCTCCAAAATGTATGCTCTTAA
- a CDS encoding tetratricopeptide repeat protein, which produces MSRVKQIFTNLTHYFLLMGLIVILLSSYCFNVDKAYAQSINLNIFSNNSLARIDALVKIDSIFRIDKGIEARLYEYKTDESSNLPPASKLLNAGLEESTKKEFGKAIKFYTEALQFNPVFAKAYVSRAYARSQVEDIEKAFEDYNQAIEIDPNLADAYIGRGNLYFKQNENESALKDFNIAITVNKNYYDAYLSRGSVYLELEKYEEAIKDFSEAISLNPQYLDAYVKRGYTKSYFRDYKGIIKDCTKAIELDTNKQEFSAYNIRGLAFYYLGEDQKALKDLNECLKRNSNYSPVYYNRGLVLDNLGKYKEAIASYDLAIKYQPNDYGAWLNRGNILSKLGKYEEALDSYNKATKYKSNSYLAWFSRGNALSNLEKYEEALASYDQALKYKSASYEIWYNRGIVLSELEKYEEALTSYEQALLYKSDDYLIWYNKGDVLIDLGEYEEALASYDQALKYKSDDYKIWGNRGIVLSELEKYEEALDSFEQVLHYKPNDYLALYGKARIYGLQGDLYFALENLKQAIKFNPNYKEEAKSDTMFDLIREAPEFKKLFSS; this is translated from the coding sequence ATGTCCAGAGTCAAACAAATTTTTACAAATTTAACTCATTATTTTTTATTGATGGGGCTAATAGTGATATTATTATCCTCATATTGTTTTAATGTAGATAAGGCGTATGCACAAAGTATTAATTTAAACATATTTTCTAATAATTCTCTTGCTAGAATAGATGCTCTGGTTAAAATAGATTCAATATTTAGAATTGATAAAGGGATTGAAGCTCGTCTTTATGAATATAAGACCGATGAGTCTAGCAACTTGCCTCCTGCCAGCAAACTGCTCAATGCAGGGTTAGAAGAATCAACAAAAAAAGAATTTGGGAAAGCTATTAAATTTTATACAGAAGCCCTCCAATTTAATCCTGTTTTTGCTAAAGCTTATGTTAGTAGAGCTTATGCTCGTTCTCAGGTGGAAGACATAGAAAAAGCTTTTGAAGATTACAATCAGGCTATAGAAATTGATCCTAATTTAGCAGATGCTTACATTGGACGCGGAAACCTTTATTTTAAACAGAATGAAAATGAATCTGCTTTAAAAGACTTTAACATAGCTATTACGGTTAATAAAAATTATTATGATGCGTATTTGAGTAGAGGTTCTGTTTATTTAGAATTAGAGAAATATGAAGAAGCAATTAAAGATTTTTCTGAAGCCATCAGCTTGAATCCTCAATATTTAGATGCTTATGTCAAGAGAGGATATACAAAATCTTATTTTAGAGACTATAAAGGAATAATTAAGGATTGCACAAAAGCCATAGAATTAGATACAAACAAGCAAGAATTTTCTGCTTATAATATTAGAGGTTTGGCTTTCTACTATTTGGGCGAGGATCAAAAAGCGCTAAAAGACTTAAATGAATGTTTAAAAAGGAACTCTAATTATTCTCCCGTCTATTATAATCGAGGATTAGTTTTAGACAATTTAGGAAAGTATAAAGAGGCAATTGCTTCTTATGATTTAGCTATTAAATATCAGCCTAATGATTATGGAGCTTGGTTGAACAGAGGAAATATTTTAAGTAAGTTAGGGAAATATGAAGAGGCACTTGATTCTTATAATAAAGCTACTAAATACAAATCTAATTCTTATCTAGCTTGGTTTAGCAGAGGAAATGCCTTAAGTAACTTAGAAAAATATGAAGAGGCACTAGCCTCTTACGATCAAGCTTTGAAATACAAATCTGCTTCTTATGAAATTTGGTACAATAGAGGAATTGTTTTAAGTGAATTAGAAAAATACGAGGAAGCACTTACTTCTTACGAGCAAGCTTTACTCTATAAATCTGATGATTATCTAATTTGGTACAATAAAGGAGACGTTTTAATTGATTTAGGAGAATACGAAGAAGCACTTGCTTCTTATGATCAAGCTTTAAAATACAAATCTGATGATTATAAAATATGGGGAAACAGAGGAATTGTTTTAAGTGAATTAGAAAAATACGAAGAAGCACTTGATTCTTTCGAGCAAGTTTTACACTATAAACCTAATGATTATCTAGCCTTGTATGGTAAAGCCAGGATATATGGATTACAAGGAGATTTATACTTTGCATTGGAAAATTTAAAGCAAGCGATTAAGTTTAATCCTAACTATAAGGAAGAAGCCAAGAGTGATACAATGTTTGATTTAATTCGAGAAGCTCCTGAATTTAAAAAATTATTCTCCTCTTAA